One window of the Roseovarius sp. THAF9 genome contains the following:
- a CDS encoding DDE-type integrase/transposase/recombinase, giving the protein MPRKIQVDRPNHVWCADTTFAPVRNGFLYQVAIMDWASRKVLIWRLSDTMQADYGLEAPNDAIARHGRPEIMNTDQGSQFTRSAWITTLTEAGAGRSMDGRGRYLDAIFIERLSRSPEQEAIYLEETTDGFQARKLVKDWMTFYNTERPHSALDRRTPDDAN; this is encoded by the coding sequence TTGCCGAGGAAGATACAAGTCGACCGTCCGAACCACGTCTGGTGTGCCGACACCACCTTCGCGCCGGTCAGGAATGGCTTCCTGTATCAAGTCGCCATAATGGATTGGGCCTCGCGCAAGGTTCTGATTTGGCGGCTCAGTGACACGATGCAAGCCGACTACGGTCTCGAGGCCCCGAACGATGCCATCGCCCGGCACGGACGGCCTGAGATCATGAACACAGATCAAGGATCGCAGTTTACGCGATCAGCCTGGATCACGACGCTAACCGAAGCGGGAGCGGGCAGATCAATGGACGGACGTGGGCGCTATCTGGACGCAATCTTTATCGAACGGCTGTCGCGAAGTCCGGAACAGGAGGCGATCTATCTCGAAGAGACAACTGACGGCTTCCAAGCCCGAAAGCTCGTCAAAGACTGGATGACATTCTACAATACCGAGCGGCCCCATTCCGCACTTGATCGGCGAACGCCGGACGACGCAAATTAG
- a CDS encoding recombinase family protein, with protein MTKPVIRKLRCAIYTRKSSEEGLEQEFNSLHAQREACEAYIASQRSEGWVLVRDQYDDGGISGGTLERPGLQRLLEDIEDGLVDVVVVYKIDRLSRSLADFAELVEVFDRNDVTFVSVTQSFNTTTSMGRLTLNILLSFAQFEREVTAERIRDKISASRRKGMWMGGVPPFGYRVENRKLRIDEAKAEHVRWIFARFLEIGSGTELAREVDQRGIRTPRGNRIDKKYLYRMLNNRAFIGEAVHKGESYPGEHDAIIDRETWDRVHAILQESPRKRAARTRAETPALLKGLLFGPDGAAFSPTHTRKGDRLYRYYVSQTVLKHGAGSCPVGRVFAADIEAAVVDQLRTVFRQPEIVAGTWKAARADADDITEADARAALKHLDPLWDELFPAEQARIVALLVERVDIGTDGLNVRLRVDGLGGLAREMQTSGTGEVA; from the coding sequence ATGACGAAGCCAGTCATCCGCAAGCTGCGTTGCGCGATCTACACCCGAAAATCATCCGAGGAAGGGCTGGAGCAGGAGTTCAACTCGCTCCACGCCCAGCGGGAAGCGTGCGAGGCGTACATCGCCAGCCAGCGGTCCGAAGGCTGGGTGCTGGTCCGCGATCAGTATGACGACGGCGGCATCTCGGGCGGCACGCTGGAACGCCCCGGCCTTCAGCGGCTGCTGGAAGACATCGAGGACGGGCTGGTCGACGTGGTGGTGGTCTACAAGATCGACCGCCTCAGCCGCTCGCTCGCCGACTTCGCCGAGCTGGTCGAGGTGTTCGACCGCAATGACGTGACCTTCGTCTCGGTCACACAGTCCTTCAACACGACGACCTCCATGGGGCGGCTGACGCTGAACATCCTGCTCAGTTTCGCCCAGTTCGAGCGCGAGGTGACCGCTGAGCGCATTCGCGACAAGATCTCCGCTTCTCGGCGCAAGGGCATGTGGATGGGCGGCGTGCCGCCTTTCGGCTACCGGGTCGAGAACCGGAAGCTGCGGATCGATGAAGCGAAGGCCGAACACGTCCGTTGGATCTTCGCTCGTTTTCTCGAAATCGGCTCGGGAACAGAACTGGCGCGCGAAGTTGATCAACGCGGCATCCGCACACCAAGGGGCAACAGGATCGACAAGAAGTACCTCTACCGCATGCTTAACAACCGCGCCTTTATTGGCGAAGCGGTCCACAAGGGCGAGAGCTACCCCGGCGAACACGACGCCATCATCGATCGCGAGACGTGGGACCGCGTTCACGCCATCCTGCAGGAGAGCCCCCGTAAGCGCGCCGCCCGCACCCGCGCCGAGACGCCAGCGCTGCTAAAGGGGCTGCTCTTTGGCCCCGATGGCGCGGCCTTCTCGCCGACGCACACCCGCAAGGGCGACAGACTCTACCGCTACTATGTCAGCCAGACGGTGCTGAAGCATGGCGCAGGGTCGTGCCCGGTGGGCCGAGTCTTCGCCGCAGATATCGAGGCCGCAGTCGTCGATCAGTTGCGCACCGTGTTCCGCCAGCCGGAGATCGTGGCGGGGACGTGGAAGGCGGCGCGCGCCGACGCCGACGACATCACCGAGGCCGACGCCCGCGCAGCACTCAAGCATCTCGATCCGCTCTGGGACGAACTCTTCCCGGCAGAGCAGGCGCGCATTGTTGCGCTGCTGGTTGAGCGCGTGGACATTGGAACCGATGGCCTGAATGTCCGGCTGCGCGTCGATGGCCTCGGCGGTCTCGCACGCGAGATGCAGACCAGCGGCACCGGAGAAGTGGCATGA
- a CDS encoding efflux RND transporter periplasmic adaptor subunit: MINRLILAITALLLGLAVSSLSVGRAVSQQAQEPVPVVVVTLQAQTVTLTSTLPGRVAASAEAEVRPQVNGIITERLFREGGFVEEGDALYRIDSATYSAAVEQAQAAVTQARVQLDAAEVEAERLVELRERNVTSERAFDEAKAVRDTAAAAVEVAEAQLRSAEIELERTTIRARLSGEIGLARTSPGALVTASQAEPLAVIRDIDPVYVDVTQSAADLLRWTRGQTEDQLSNADTTVRLTLADGSEFDETGTITAAEPNVDPQTGVVVLRMQFENPDRLLLPGMYVQVELPVGTAENVLLVPQEAVQRDRRGRPITWVVTAENVVEERQVTILQDRGAEWVVNGGMQDGDRVIVAGFQKTGVGAAVAPEEREAPQAEATDDANEDPAEADDQKSP, translated from the coding sequence ATGATCAACCGTTTAATCCTAGCGATAACGGCCCTGCTGCTTGGTCTGGCCGTGTCGAGCCTGTCCGTGGGACGCGCGGTTTCTCAGCAGGCACAGGAGCCGGTGCCTGTCGTGGTTGTCACGTTGCAGGCGCAGACGGTGACGCTGACCTCGACGTTGCCCGGCCGGGTTGCGGCATCCGCGGAGGCAGAGGTGCGGCCGCAGGTCAATGGTATCATCACGGAACGGCTATTTCGGGAGGGGGGCTTTGTCGAGGAGGGTGACGCGCTTTATCGCATTGATTCCGCGACCTATTCCGCTGCCGTCGAACAGGCGCAGGCGGCGGTGACACAGGCCAGGGTCCAGCTGGATGCAGCAGAGGTCGAGGCCGAACGGCTGGTGGAGCTACGCGAGCGCAACGTGACGAGCGAGCGGGCCTTTGACGAGGCCAAGGCGGTGCGCGACACCGCCGCAGCGGCGGTCGAGGTGGCTGAGGCGCAGTTGCGGTCGGCCGAGATCGAGTTGGAGCGCACTACGATCCGGGCGCGCCTGTCGGGCGAGATCGGCCTAGCGCGGACCAGTCCCGGGGCGCTGGTGACAGCAAGCCAAGCCGAGCCCTTGGCGGTGATCCGGGATATCGACCCTGTTTACGTGGACGTCACCCAATCGGCCGCCGACCTGCTGCGGTGGACTCGCGGACAGACTGAGGACCAGTTGAGCAATGCCGATACGACGGTGCGTCTGACGCTGGCGGACGGGTCCGAATTTGACGAGACGGGCACGATCACCGCTGCGGAGCCGAATGTTGATCCGCAGACCGGCGTAGTGGTGCTGCGAATGCAATTCGAAAATCCCGACCGCCTGCTCTTGCCGGGGATGTACGTCCAGGTCGAGCTGCCGGTGGGCACCGCCGAGAACGTTCTGTTGGTGCCGCAGGAAGCGGTGCAGCGCGACCGGCGCGGACGCCCCATCACCTGGGTCGTGACCGCCGAGAATGTCGTCGAGGAGCGCCAGGTGACCATCCTTCAGGACCGCGGTGCCGAATGGGTAGTCAACGGCGGGATGCAGGACGGCGACCGGGTGATCGTCGCCGGGTTCCAGAAGACCGGGGTTGGCGCGGCCGTCGCGCCAGAAGAGCGCGAAGCGCCACAGGCCGAGGCGACCGACGACGCAAACGAAGACCCCGCCGAGGCGGACGACCAGAAATCCCCATAA
- a CDS encoding DUF2924 domain-containing protein: protein MTKQDPIPARLAALKTASTLELKAQWRDLFDSEPPPFNRRYLESRLAYRIQELTYGGLKPETTRRLERLGEELDGGDRKKSRRRADHGMLIAGTRLIREWQGVEQVVTVTSDGFEWQGRPYKSLSAIARAITGTRWNGWVFFGLKNRRAQT from the coding sequence ATGACAAAGCAAGACCCGATCCCCGCGCGCCTGGCCGCGCTGAAGACCGCCTCGACGCTGGAGCTGAAGGCGCAATGGCGCGACCTCTTCGACAGCGAGCCGCCGCCTTTCAACCGCCGGTACCTCGAAAGCCGCCTGGCCTACCGCATCCAGGAACTGACCTATGGCGGGCTGAAGCCGGAGACCACCCGCCGACTGGAACGGCTGGGAGAGGAACTCGACGGCGGTGATCGCAAGAAGAGCCGACGCCGTGCCGATCACGGCATGCTCATCGCCGGCACGCGCCTCATCCGGGAATGGCAGGGCGTCGAGCAGGTCGTCACTGTCACCAGCGACGGCTTCGAGTGGCAAGGGCGACCCTACAAATCGCTTTCGGCCATCGCCCGCGCCATCACAGGCACGCGCTGGAACGGCTGGGTCTTCTTCGGGCTCAAGAACCGGAGGGCACAGACATGA
- a CDS encoding IS3 family transposase (programmed frameshift): MNKRSGTSKDAADKLVRGIKRKTRKHYSAEEKIRIVLAGMRGEESIAALCRREGIAESLYYSWSKEFLEAGKNRLAGDTARQATAPEVKELRSEAAALKEVVAELTLENRLLKKKHVRGWGGRRMRYPASEKLEIIRTVEASHLPVRRTLTMLGIPSSTYYQWYARWADGGVDALRDTSPRPRAVWNRIPDEIRDAFVEFALDHEDLTPRELAVKYTDEKRYFVSESSAYRILKAQDLITAPAHVVIRAADEFRDKTTRPNELWQTDFTYLKVIGWGWFYLSTILDDYSRYIIAWKLCTTMKAVDVTDTLDLALEASGCAHATVVHKPRLLSDNGSSYVAADLADYLDTKGMDHVRGAPHHPQTQGKIERWHQTMKNRVLLENYYLPGDLERQIGDFVGYYNTRRYHESLDNLTPADVYHGRGRTILKMREEIKKQTIRKRRLQHKAAVA; the protein is encoded by the exons ATGAACAAGAGATCCGGAACATCCAAGGATGCTGCTGACAAGCTTGTTAGGGGTATCAAGCGTAAGACCCGCAAGCACTACTCGGCGGAGGAGAAGATCCGCATCGTGCTTGCCGGGATGCGGGGCGAAGAAAGCATAGCGGCCCTGTGCCGTCGTGAAGGGATCGCTGAGAGCCTTTATTACAGCTGGTCGAAGGAGTTTCTTGAGGCTGGGAAGAACCGGCTGGCGGGTGACACAGCCCGTCAGGCGACAGCTCCCGAGGTCAAGGAACTGCGCTCTGAGGCAGCCGCGCTGAAAGAAGTGGTCGCGGAGCTGACACTGGAGAACAGGCTGCTCA AAAAAAAGCACGTTCGGGGATGGGGAGGACGACGCATGAGATACCCAGCCTCGGAGAAGCTCGAGATCATTCGGACAGTCGAAGCCTCGCATTTGCCGGTCAGGCGGACCCTGACCATGCTCGGCATTCCCAGCAGCACCTATTACCAGTGGTATGCGCGGTGGGCCGATGGCGGCGTTGACGCTTTGCGTGACACGTCCCCGCGGCCTCGGGCGGTGTGGAACCGCATCCCGGACGAGATCCGCGACGCCTTCGTTGAGTTCGCGCTGGATCATGAGGATCTGACGCCACGGGAATTGGCGGTCAAATACACCGATGAGAAACGGTATTTTGTATCTGAGTCCTCGGCATACCGCATTCTCAAGGCCCAGGACCTGATCACGGCTCCGGCCCATGTGGTGATCCGTGCCGCCGATGAGTTCCGGGACAAGACAACTCGGCCCAACGAACTCTGGCAAACCGACTTCACCTATCTCAAGGTCATCGGTTGGGGCTGGTTCTATCTCAGCACGATCCTCGACGATTACAGCCGCTACATCATCGCGTGGAAGCTCTGCACGACAATGAAGGCCGTGGATGTGACGGACACGCTGGATCTGGCGCTGGAGGCCTCGGGCTGTGCTCATGCGACAGTCGTTCACAAGCCCCGGCTGCTCAGCGACAACGGCTCGTCCTACGTTGCGGCCGACCTGGCCGACTACCTCGATACCAAAGGTATGGATCACGTCCGCGGAGCGCCGCACCACCCACAGACCCAGGGCAAGATCGAACGCTGGCACCAGACCATGAAGAACCGGGTTCTGCTGGAGAACTACTATCTGCCGGGGGATCTTGAACGCCAGATCGGCGACTTCGTCGGATACTACAACACTCGGCGATACCACGAGAGCCTGGATAACCTGACGCCGGCTGACGTCTACCACGGTCGGGGTCGGACGATCCTGAAAATGAGAGAGGAGATCAAGAAACAGACAATCCGAAAGCGCCGGTTGCAGCACAAAGCCGCGGTCGCCTAA
- a CDS encoding DUF4345 domain-containing protein: protein MRPTLFEKIALGISGLTALNIGTFILFAPHAFYASYGIPLGQDPNLLSELRAPGAGLAGFGLLMLLGIWRHRILPAAMVAALTVFIAFPAGRLVGLALDGVPFGSIIGALVVELWIAALCLAAFHRRLWQQAEGPYIAQPAK, encoded by the coding sequence ATGAGACCTACCCTGTTCGAAAAGATCGCGCTCGGTATCTCCGGTCTCACCGCGCTCAACATCGGCACTTTCATTCTGTTCGCGCCACACGCATTCTATGCCAGCTACGGCATCCCTCTGGGCCAAGACCCCAACCTGCTGAGCGAGTTGCGCGCCCCCGGCGCCGGTCTTGCAGGGTTCGGTCTTCTGATGCTGCTCGGCATCTGGCGGCACAGAATCCTGCCCGCCGCCATGGTGGCAGCCCTGACGGTCTTCATCGCCTTCCCGGCAGGCCGGCTGGTCGGGCTTGCTTTGGACGGTGTGCCGTTCGGCAGCATCATCGGTGCCCTCGTCGTCGAGCTCTGGATCGCAGCTCTCTGCCTTGCAGCCTTCCACCGGCGTCTCTGGCAGCAAGCAGAAGGCCCATACATAGCGCAGCCCGCTAAATGA
- a CDS encoding DNA adenine methylase, which yields MSYRYIGNKSRLLRPLIERIRQLAPEGAVVSDLMCGTASVSEALRVAGYRVIASDMMSYAFHHAVVRLKLDRPPSFSSVSGTGYLGVLKHLETLPGVSGHFFREYSPGGQPSSGTRPRMYFSTENAALIDAITQEVNTWREQGKISEVENSLLRHDLVLAVNRVANIAGTYGHYRSTWNRASLAPLSLRPSTFLWGISTNHNVLQGQAEDLAVSISADLCYIDPPYMKRQYAANYHIIETIARGDSPDAVGVSGLRPWRDQYSDFCSKLRVRDSFRRIIREMDCKTFLVSYSEDGLLSRDELLNLFSELGTVEFESLIHQRFKSNNGGAGGAVQEYLFKVSK from the coding sequence ATGTCCTACCGTTATATTGGCAACAAATCGCGCCTACTAAGACCACTGATCGAGCGCATAAGACAACTCGCACCTGAAGGTGCCGTTGTTTCCGATCTTATGTGTGGGACCGCAAGCGTCTCCGAAGCCCTTCGTGTTGCAGGCTACCGAGTGATTGCTTCCGACATGATGTCATATGCATTTCATCATGCTGTAGTGCGTTTGAAGCTCGATCGCCCCCCTTCGTTTTCCAGCGTGTCTGGAACCGGATACCTTGGAGTTCTCAAGCACCTTGAGACACTGCCTGGAGTATCTGGCCATTTTTTCCGCGAGTATTCACCAGGAGGACAACCGAGCAGTGGGACTCGTCCACGCATGTATTTTTCCACGGAGAACGCTGCCCTCATTGATGCGATCACTCAGGAGGTTAATACATGGAGAGAGCAAGGCAAAATCAGCGAAGTCGAAAATTCCCTCCTACGGCATGACCTTGTTCTGGCTGTAAACCGAGTAGCAAATATTGCCGGGACGTACGGCCACTATCGCTCGACTTGGAACAGAGCATCACTTGCTCCGTTGTCCCTTCGACCTTCTACCTTTCTCTGGGGCATTTCTACAAATCATAACGTCCTACAAGGGCAAGCTGAAGATCTTGCAGTATCGATCTCTGCCGATCTTTGCTACATTGATCCCCCATACATGAAGCGGCAGTATGCCGCCAACTACCACATCATTGAAACGATTGCGCGCGGAGATAGCCCAGATGCCGTGGGAGTCAGTGGCCTAAGGCCTTGGCGCGATCAATACTCTGATTTCTGCTCGAAGCTGCGAGTACGCGATTCATTCCGAAGAATAATCCGAGAGATGGACTGCAAGACGTTTCTCGTAAGCTACAGCGAGGATGGCCTCCTGAGTAGAGACGAACTGCTCAATCTATTTTCCGAACTCGGGACCGTAGAATTCGAGAGCCTGATCCACCAGCGCTTCAAGAGCAATAATGGAGGTGCAGGCGGCGCAGTGCAGGAATACCTCTTCAAGGTATCAAAGTAG
- a CDS encoding NAD(P)H-binding protein: MQDQPILVIGATGKTGHRVATRLEALGLPVRRGSRSSATPFDWEAPETWAPALHGARAAYVTYFPDLAFPGAVEKLESLCETARDVDVEHLVLLSGRGEHHARLGEEVVRNSGVDFTIVRAAWFAQNFSEGYLRDPVLAGVLPMPGGDVAEPIIDIDDIADVAVAALTEDGHRGELYEVTGPRLMTFADMAAELSQATGHEIRHIPISFEDFHGNIAEAGGTFAADVFTAIARETLDGRNSHTTDGVMRALGRAPRDFADFAHEAARTGAWASAA; the protein is encoded by the coding sequence ATGCAAGACCAACCAATCCTCGTCATCGGTGCGACCGGCAAGACCGGCCACCGCGTCGCCACCCGCCTCGAGGCGCTCGGTCTTCCAGTGCGCCGCGGCTCACGCAGTTCTGCAACGCCCTTCGACTGGGAGGCGCCGGAGACCTGGGCGCCGGCCCTGCACGGGGCTCGTGCGGCTTATGTCACCTACTTTCCCGATCTCGCCTTCCCCGGCGCCGTGGAAAAGCTCGAGTCGCTTTGCGAAACGGCCCGCGACGTGGATGTCGAGCATCTCGTCCTTCTTTCCGGCCGGGGCGAACACCACGCCCGGCTGGGCGAGGAGGTGGTGCGCAATTCCGGCGTCGACTTCACTATCGTCCGCGCCGCTTGGTTCGCGCAGAACTTCTCCGAAGGTTACCTGCGTGATCCGGTCCTGGCGGGCGTCCTGCCGATGCCTGGCGGCGATGTCGCCGAGCCCATCATCGATATCGACGACATTGCCGACGTCGCCGTCGCGGCGCTGACCGAAGACGGGCACAGGGGCGAACTCTACGAGGTGACCGGCCCACGCCTGATGACATTCGCAGACATGGCGGCCGAGCTGTCTCAGGCGACCGGGCATGAGATCCGGCATATCCCGATCAGCTTCGAGGATTTCCACGGCAATATCGCCGAGGCTGGCGGAACCTTCGCCGCCGACGTCTTCACCGCCATCGCGCGCGAAACTCTGGACGGGCGCAACTCCCACACCACAGACGGCGTGATGCGCGCACTGGGCCGCGCCCCTCGCGACTTCGCGGATTTTGCTCATGAGGCTGCCCGAACCGGGGCCTGGGCAAGTGCCGCCTGA
- a CDS encoding DUF1772 domain-containing protein, which yields MSPTFFYLAHLAVLAYALVGGVFLAFSDFIMRALSVTSGQGGAEAMQAVNREVFRWVFMTLFLGLAVFSLALIVYAVLMLTGPAATLITAAGLVYILGGFGVTIAFNVPLNEALARMDLSREATHAYWTGTYLPRWTFWNTVRTIACSVAAALLLLGLTTV from the coding sequence ATGTCCCCCACGTTCTTCTACCTCGCTCACCTCGCTGTCCTCGCCTATGCACTGGTCGGCGGCGTTTTTCTCGCGTTCTCGGATTTCATCATGCGCGCCCTCTCTGTGACCAGCGGTCAAGGTGGAGCGGAGGCGATGCAAGCCGTCAACCGAGAGGTGTTCCGCTGGGTCTTTATGACGCTCTTCCTGGGTCTTGCCGTTTTCTCCCTGGCGCTGATCGTCTATGCAGTTCTGATGTTGACCGGACCAGCGGCGACGCTAATCACAGCGGCGGGGCTGGTCTACATTCTTGGCGGCTTCGGAGTCACGATTGCTTTCAACGTTCCCTTAAACGAAGCGCTGGCCCGCATGGATCTTTCTCGCGAGGCGACCCACGCTTATTGGACAGGAACCTATCTGCCGCGCTGGACATTCTGGAACACGGTTCGAACAATCGCCTGCAGCGTCGCCGCGGCGTTGTTGCTGCTCGGGCTGACGACTGTTTGA
- a CDS encoding HNH endonuclease signature motif containing protein, producing MRTQNKPAGWAVPKTLAALFTEDDGFINFSSGIQFDENQLNWPFYVSGATSSSPSPSSGSSSTGSGSATGATSPAKTTTASTSTGGRSFIVRTEDEIASDLFDADYSEVPPDKKEVVAKVRVRNQKAVRALKKLYGECQISGEQYVFPKEDGDPYLEVHHLIPLGLGGADSPANLVVLSAHMHRMLHYANVGEIDLSKISGDQLTIRINGNEYTIRWRPDHAAMIKALE from the coding sequence ATGCGCACGCAAAACAAGCCCGCAGGTTGGGCTGTCCCAAAAACGCTTGCGGCCTTGTTCACCGAAGATGATGGCTTCATTAATTTTTCTTCGGGAATTCAATTTGACGAAAATCAACTCAATTGGCCCTTCTACGTCTCTGGAGCGACGAGTTCCTCTCCTTCTCCGTCTTCCGGTTCTTCGAGCACAGGATCTGGCAGTGCGACGGGTGCAACGTCTCCAGCGAAGACAACTACGGCGTCTACATCGACAGGTGGACGAAGCTTCATTGTGCGAACCGAAGATGAGATCGCGAGTGATCTATTCGATGCAGATTATTCCGAAGTCCCTCCGGATAAAAAAGAAGTTGTTGCCAAAGTTCGGGTGAGAAATCAAAAGGCTGTTCGCGCTCTAAAAAAATTGTATGGCGAGTGTCAAATCTCCGGAGAACAGTACGTTTTTCCCAAAGAGGATGGCGATCCCTATTTGGAGGTTCACCATCTAATACCTCTCGGGCTTGGCGGCGCGGATTCGCCTGCCAATCTGGTCGTATTGAGCGCCCACATGCATAGAATGCTTCACTATGCAAATGTTGGTGAAATCGACTTGTCAAAGATTTCCGGAGATCAGTTGACGATCCGGATCAATGGTAATGAGTACACGATCCGCTGGCGGCCCGACCATGCAGCTATGATAAAAGCGCTTGAATGA
- a CDS encoding AraC family transcriptional regulator, whose product MGYVTSLFARKVVAAAGDRIDAAEMLSLVEIDVDHPWNPKQMIPAERYYDLLERIADQIDVTDLPVRTGASMRLDEYGALGLAFKAATTLGASYARVERYARLWTSVAEYELRPTTGGTLFILHRAGERRLGMRLSNEATLASAVSIARQVCPEPLAPLEVMVRHPAPRSITAHEEWFGCPVRFDTDLDAILYSEETLARQNILGDEGISRYLTSHLDAELSEITREPELVAQAKASIAQALNEGAPKMAEIAHGLGLSARSFHRRLSEYGMNFQALTEQTRRDLAEGLLQDESRSLAEIAFLTGFSEQSAFTRAFKRWVGTTPASFRKDLSDR is encoded by the coding sequence ATGGGCTATGTGACATCTCTCTTCGCGCGCAAGGTAGTCGCTGCGGCTGGTGACCGAATCGACGCAGCCGAGATGCTGTCTTTGGTCGAAATTGATGTCGATCACCCTTGGAACCCAAAGCAGATGATCCCGGCAGAGCGCTACTACGACCTGCTCGAAAGGATCGCGGACCAGATCGACGTGACCGATCTGCCGGTGCGCACGGGTGCCTCAATGCGGCTTGACGAGTACGGCGCGCTCGGGCTGGCCTTCAAGGCGGCGACGACTCTGGGGGCGTCCTATGCGCGGGTGGAGCGCTATGCGCGCCTATGGACCAGCGTCGCGGAATATGAGCTGCGGCCGACGACCGGGGGCACACTCTTCATCCTGCATCGGGCGGGCGAACGGCGCCTCGGAATGCGGCTGTCGAACGAGGCGACCCTTGCAAGCGCCGTATCCATCGCACGGCAGGTCTGCCCGGAGCCTCTCGCGCCCTTGGAAGTAATGGTCCGGCATCCCGCACCGCGCTCGATTACGGCTCACGAGGAATGGTTTGGCTGCCCAGTGCGTTTCGACACCGATCTGGACGCGATCCTCTATTCCGAAGAAACGCTGGCCCGGCAAAACATCCTCGGGGACGAGGGGATTTCGAGGTATCTTACTTCGCATCTGGACGCCGAACTCTCTGAGATCACCCGGGAGCCCGAGCTGGTGGCGCAGGCGAAAGCCTCCATTGCCCAGGCCCTGAACGAGGGGGCACCGAAGATGGCCGAGATCGCTCATGGTCTCGGACTCAGCGCCCGATCCTTCCACAGGCGGCTCTCCGAGTACGGAATGAACTTTCAGGCGCTCACCGAGCAAACACGCCGCGACCTCGCCGAGGGGCTGTTGCAAGACGAAAGCCGCTCACTGGCCGAAATCGCGTTCCTGACCGGTTTTTCCGAGCAAAGCGCCTTTACCCGGGCGTTCAAGCGTTGGGTCGGCACAACGCCCGCGTCGTTCCGAAAAGACTTGTCCGACCGCTGA